The DNA sequence TGAGCTCCACGTTCACCAGCAGATTAAAGAGGCCTATATCGTTTTAGAGGGAAAACTTGAACTTGACCTCGATGGGAACCTTCATCAGCTGAAGAAAGGAGAGTCTATCGAGATTTTGCCGAAAGTGAAACATAAGGCAAAGAGTCTCGGGCAGGATCCAGCGCGGATAGTGGCTCTTTCCTTTCCTGCCTGGACATTCGAAGATCACCATCTAATAAAAGCCAATGAGTAAAAATGGCTCGGAAAATTTCCCCCCCGAATTTGGTAAAATCTAATAAAGATGATGATTGTACAAAAACCCGAAATAGAAGATTTAAAAAAAATCCATAAAATTCTAATTCAGTGGACTGAAAAAAGGGAAGCTGATAAATATCTTAAAAGAATTTCTGATGAAGTTAATGGCCAGACTAAATTTAATATGCAATTTTGGGTGGCTAGAGAAAAAAATCAAGTTTTCGGAGTAATCGGCTTGGCTGATCCATTGCCAAAAATATTGCCGTTGGCAACTACAAAAAAACCTGGAGAGGTAAAAATCTTGTATGTTAATGATAAAAATCAGGGAAAAGGAATTGGTAAAAAACTAACCCTTTTCTTAGAAGAGGAAGCGAAAAAACAAGGTTATCAAGAAATGATTGTAAGGAGTGCAGAAAGATACAAAGATACAGCCTGGGGTTTCTACGATAAAATGGGATACACTAGGCT is a window from the Nitrospinota bacterium genome containing:
- a CDS encoding cupin domain-containing protein, which codes for MKKLNPSLYKNKVENPNETVYEVITAQDGLGWGLAIVDIKESELHVHQQIKEAYIVLEGKLELDLDGNLHQLKKGESIEILPKVKHKAKSLGQDPARIVALSFPAWTFEDHHLIKANE
- a CDS encoding GNAT family N-acetyltransferase, with the translated sequence MMIVQKPEIEDLKKIHKILIQWTEKREADKYLKRISDEVNGQTKFNMQFWVAREKNQVFGVIGLADPLPKILPLATTKKPGEVKILYVNDKNQGKGIGKKLTLFLEEEAKKQGYQEMIVRSAERYKDTAWGFYDKMGYTRL